The following coding sequences lie in one Mesorhizobium sp. NZP2298 genomic window:
- a CDS encoding ABC transporter permease, whose product MSEQAIVETAASQPAKSRSLGASIFLNAASTAEFRVGAVIFLGLILLSVVAPTLLGLSATKFSVGLKFSPPFPEQGWVWPHMFGTDQLGRDLLARSLIGLRNALMIGIASVIGMFVIGSAIGMLAGYAGGWTNLILMRITDAQMSIPVIILAITILGMTRPTPMSVILVFILAGWPGYARIARSATMSERRKEYVRAAKILGASDLRILLVHIAPNTLPPIAFVAVLDVARMMIFEAILGFIGIGIQPPTPTFGTIIADGTKYLMNAWWITTIPGLLLAASLCGINLMGGALERSRNKFLQGVL is encoded by the coding sequence ATGTCGGAGCAAGCCATCGTCGAAACCGCTGCCAGCCAGCCGGCGAAGTCACGCAGCCTGGGCGCCAGCATTTTCCTGAATGCCGCAAGTACGGCGGAGTTCAGGGTGGGTGCGGTGATATTCCTCGGCCTCATACTGCTGTCGGTCGTCGCGCCCACATTGCTCGGGCTTTCCGCGACAAAGTTCAGCGTGGGACTGAAATTCTCACCGCCCTTCCCGGAGCAAGGCTGGGTTTGGCCGCATATGTTCGGCACGGACCAGCTCGGCCGCGATCTTCTGGCACGTTCGCTGATAGGGCTGCGAAACGCATTGATGATCGGCATTGCCAGCGTCATCGGCATGTTCGTCATAGGTTCGGCGATCGGAATGCTGGCGGGTTATGCCGGCGGCTGGACCAACCTCATCCTGATGCGCATCACCGACGCGCAGATGTCCATCCCGGTCATCATTCTGGCGATCACGATCCTCGGCATGACACGACCGACGCCGATGTCGGTGATTCTGGTGTTCATCCTTGCGGGCTGGCCGGGCTACGCCCGCATAGCGCGCAGCGCCACCATGTCGGAACGGCGCAAGGAATATGTGCGCGCTGCCAAGATACTGGGCGCCTCGGACCTGCGCATTTTGCTTGTGCACATCGCGCCCAACACTTTGCCACCCATAGCCTTCGTGGCAGTGCTCGACGTCGCGCGCATGATGATATTCGAGGCGATCCTGGGGTTCATAGGCATCGGCATCCAGCCGCCTACACCGACCTTCGGCACCATAATCGCCGACGGCACGAAATATCTCATGAATGCCTGGTGGATCACCACCATCCCCGGCCTGCTGCTGGCAGCGTCGCTGTGCGGCATCAACCTGATGGGAGGCGCTCTCGAACGCTCCCGTAACAAATTCCTGCAGGGGGTTCTATGA
- a CDS encoding ABC transporter permease codes for MFAIDFLIRRLAQGAIIVVAIALLIFTLLRVVPGDPVRLMLGPMVSPSVAEQTAKDLGLRDPIIVQFGRYMGHVLQGDFGRSFVRSAQGGSTGGSRGESTFDASNRASVIELIVTTLPYSLLLAGLAFLISLAVALPLGVWAGLNAGRWPDRFALYLSSVLVSLPNVWLGLVFIFLLSAKTGWLPAIGYQNWTYAILPALVLAVELIPVIVRSLSVSVSSNLLDPYVSVGQIRGLTRARMIGAHVLRNSSIPLLNLLGIQAVGLILGGLFVIEYVFNYPGIGLLMINAVFQRDFPIIQAIAIFSCVALVLVNILVDFASTTIDRRLQY; via the coding sequence CTGTTTGCCATAGATTTTCTCATTCGCCGCCTGGCCCAGGGCGCTATCATCGTCGTTGCCATCGCGCTGCTGATCTTCACGTTGCTGCGTGTCGTGCCCGGAGATCCCGTGCGTCTCATGCTGGGGCCGATGGTGTCGCCCTCGGTCGCGGAGCAAACCGCCAAGGATCTTGGATTGCGCGACCCGATAATCGTCCAGTTCGGGCGCTATATGGGACACGTGCTGCAAGGCGATTTCGGACGCTCCTTCGTGCGAAGCGCTCAAGGCGGCAGCACCGGCGGTTCTCGCGGCGAATCGACTTTCGATGCGAGCAACCGAGCGTCTGTGATCGAGCTTATCGTCACGACCTTGCCCTACAGCCTCCTGCTGGCCGGCCTCGCTTTTCTGATCTCGCTGGCTGTCGCCTTGCCGCTCGGTGTCTGGGCCGGGCTCAATGCTGGGAGATGGCCGGATCGTTTCGCGCTCTATCTGAGCTCGGTGCTGGTTTCATTGCCCAATGTCTGGCTTGGACTTGTGTTCATTTTCCTGCTGTCAGCCAAAACCGGATGGCTTCCCGCGATCGGCTACCAGAATTGGACCTATGCCATATTGCCGGCGCTGGTCCTCGCGGTTGAACTCATTCCGGTGATCGTGCGCTCCCTGTCGGTCTCGGTGTCGTCGAACCTCCTCGATCCCTATGTTTCCGTAGGTCAGATACGCGGCCTGACGCGTGCGCGGATGATCGGCGCGCATGTGCTACGCAACTCGTCCATTCCGTTGCTCAACCTTCTCGGCATTCAGGCGGTGGGTCTGATCCTCGGCGGTCTCTTCGTCATCGAGTATGTCTTCAACTATCCAGGCATCGGTCTGCTGATGATCAACGCGGTGTTCCAGCGTGACTTTCCCATCATCCAGGCGATCGCAATCTTCTCCTGCGTCGCGCTCGTGCTTGTGAACATATTGGTCGATTTCGCATCGACCACGATAGACAGAAGGCTGCAGTACTGA
- a CDS encoding ABC transporter substrate-binding protein has product MVTRRDLIVGAGALGVAGMVGGMPVPVRADGKKSVVLASMGPVTGNWDPTSHTTLGQGNFEKFVFNALTRAPMRDGEADLLEPALAESWSLIDTNTIEFKLRDGVKFHDGKEFGAEDVKATYEYSSDPKRPAASYCPGKVDVEVVDRLTVRLHTEKYGYPASAWWFISSVIPVLSAKDVADPKSLEKRPNGTNAFKYVATNGDQNVLAANDDYFGGRPKVDEVIYAYVPDANTRVLGLLNGQYHIAERLEPEQYVSLQGNPKVVTRKGLTTENKYLHFRCNKPPFDDPRIRLAACHSIDRKQILELMGDAALPTSCYISPMKFGFKDIEGYPDYNPDEAQRLLAEAGFPKGEGLPQLEYITSIGFYPKTKEYGELITAMLQEQGFNVQLTVLEPAAWEVAIYRRADGQGQGHMCDVGWMTPSPEPDLVLRPNWHSSAALISGINDPEIDAALDKERKAPNPEERLKILTEETFPTMAKKVPSFSLFSALTFHGASKSLEGAVYLPYGPIDLSKADLV; this is encoded by the coding sequence ATGGTTACGCGTAGAGATCTTATTGTAGGGGCTGGCGCGCTTGGCGTGGCGGGCATGGTCGGCGGCATGCCAGTGCCAGTGCGCGCTGACGGCAAGAAAAGTGTCGTGCTTGCCTCGATGGGGCCGGTTACCGGCAACTGGGACCCGACCTCTCACACCACGCTCGGGCAGGGCAATTTCGAGAAGTTCGTGTTCAATGCGCTGACCAGGGCCCCGATGCGGGACGGCGAGGCGGACCTTCTGGAGCCGGCGCTGGCCGAAAGCTGGTCCCTGATCGACACGAACACGATCGAGTTCAAGCTACGCGATGGCGTGAAGTTCCACGATGGCAAGGAATTCGGCGCCGAGGATGTGAAGGCCACCTATGAATACTCTTCCGATCCGAAGCGCCCGGCCGCCTCTTACTGTCCTGGCAAGGTTGATGTCGAAGTGGTCGACCGCCTCACGGTTCGACTGCACACCGAGAAATATGGCTATCCGGCTTCTGCCTGGTGGTTCATCTCGAGTGTGATACCGGTTCTGTCGGCCAAGGATGTCGCCGATCCCAAGAGCCTGGAAAAGCGCCCGAACGGCACCAATGCGTTCAAATATGTTGCCACCAACGGCGACCAGAACGTGCTGGCGGCCAATGACGATTATTTCGGCGGCCGTCCGAAAGTCGATGAGGTTATCTACGCCTACGTGCCCGACGCCAATACACGTGTCCTGGGCCTGCTCAACGGCCAGTATCATATCGCCGAGCGCCTCGAGCCAGAGCAGTATGTCTCGCTTCAGGGCAACCCCAAGGTCGTCACCCGCAAGGGCCTGACGACAGAGAACAAGTATCTGCACTTCCGTTGCAACAAGCCGCCGTTCGATGATCCTCGCATCCGTCTCGCGGCATGCCATTCGATCGACCGCAAGCAGATCCTGGAACTCATGGGTGACGCGGCGCTGCCCACGAGCTGCTACATCTCGCCAATGAAATTCGGCTTCAAGGATATCGAGGGTTATCCGGACTACAATCCGGATGAGGCGCAGCGCCTGCTCGCGGAAGCCGGCTTCCCGAAAGGCGAAGGCCTGCCCCAGCTCGAATACATCACGTCGATCGGCTTCTATCCGAAGACGAAGGAATACGGCGAGCTGATCACCGCGATGCTCCAGGAGCAGGGCTTCAATGTCCAGCTTACCGTCCTTGAGCCGGCCGCGTGGGAAGTCGCCATCTATCGGCGGGCGGACGGACAGGGTCAGGGCCATATGTGCGACGTGGGCTGGATGACGCCTTCGCCGGAACCGGACCTTGTACTGCGGCCGAACTGGCATTCGAGTGCCGCGCTCATCAGCGGCATCAACGATCCCGAGATCGATGCGGCGCTCGACAAGGAGCGCAAGGCACCCAACCCGGAAGAGCGCCTGAAGATCCTTACCGAGGAAACCTTCCCGACGATGGCGAAGAAGGTTCCAAGCTTCTCGTTGTTCTCAGCGCTCACCTTCCATGGCGCATCCAAGAGCCTTGAGGGTGCCGTCTATCTGCCCTACGGGCCGATCGACTTGTCAAAAGCCGATCTGGTCTGA
- a CDS encoding DeoR/GlpR family DNA-binding transcription regulator, protein MRFSEFRQEKILEILRANERASVNALAERLEVSPESIRRDLRILEINGFARRVYGGAVITPNEADKPFVERNKVNAPEKNRIAEQAASLVRDGMKIFVSSGTTTLACVKQLHKHQDLTIFTNSIAVAAHFFSHGWGTSVRVLGGPMVPEYQATFGHATITALNGHRFDLALMGASAVHYDHGFMGFGEDEVALHDAARLQASTTIMVADASKFGRFGSVRAFGLGDAHHVITTKGVGEEFVQRFSELGVDLIRV, encoded by the coding sequence ATGAGATTTTCAGAATTCCGGCAGGAAAAGATTCTTGAGATCCTGCGAGCCAACGAACGCGCGAGCGTCAATGCCTTAGCGGAGCGTCTTGAGGTCAGTCCTGAATCCATCAGGCGGGACCTGCGCATCCTTGAAATCAACGGCTTCGCCCGAAGGGTCTATGGCGGTGCGGTCATCACACCCAACGAGGCCGACAAGCCCTTCGTCGAACGCAACAAGGTCAACGCGCCGGAAAAGAACCGGATCGCGGAGCAGGCAGCCAGCCTCGTTCGCGACGGGATGAAGATATTCGTCAGTTCCGGCACCACGACGCTCGCCTGCGTGAAGCAGTTGCACAAGCACCAGGACCTGACCATCTTCACAAATTCCATCGCCGTCGCCGCGCACTTCTTTTCGCACGGCTGGGGTACCAGCGTTCGCGTGCTCGGCGGCCCGATGGTGCCGGAGTACCAGGCGACCTTCGGCCACGCGACCATCACCGCGCTCAATGGCCATCGTTTCGATCTGGCGCTGATGGGCGCCAGCGCTGTTCACTACGACCACGGCTTCATGGGCTTCGGCGAGGACGAGGTCGCACTGCACGATGCGGCCAGACTGCAGGCTTCCACCACTATCATGGTGGCCGACGCATCGAAGTTCGGACGCTTCGGCTCCGTGCGCGCCTTCGGCCTTGGCGATGCGCATCACGTCATTACGACCAAGGGCGTGGGCGAGGAGTTCGTGCAACGTTTCAGCGAACTGGGCGTCGACCTCATCAGGGTCTAG
- a CDS encoding phosphotransferase, translating to MDRQTWTAARVNVAAEAGAPGLLVPTHRGIDSTRLELSMEGQRPSLLLKIIHPDQRRYIDTAASFDAQRKAAMLGCAPDILVSDAVRGIALMEFLDGWRTARVNDLRQADVMDAVLGVKRRIHSGPRLTRSWSVFDRIRILQAEIGRNTSGAPSELTALQDDVFRIERMIEAAGVDTVPAHADGLASNILIDTHGKIQLVDFDEARNVDPYFEFGILMNEAFGPEEEMLPALEIFEGRARLESLRRAKLYAIADDLAWTMWGLVMDAVSARKDVEFFRYACWRLIRCRATLASVDLDPRAGWL from the coding sequence TTGGACCGTCAGACATGGACCGCAGCCCGGGTAAATGTCGCGGCGGAGGCGGGCGCGCCGGGTCTTCTGGTGCCTACGCATCGCGGCATCGACAGCACGAGGCTCGAACTATCGATGGAAGGCCAACGCCCTTCCCTGTTGCTGAAAATCATTCATCCCGATCAGCGTCGCTATATCGATACGGCTGCTTCTTTCGATGCCCAGCGAAAGGCGGCGATGCTCGGCTGCGCGCCCGACATCCTGGTGTCGGACGCCGTGCGCGGCATCGCGCTGATGGAATTTCTCGACGGATGGAGGACAGCACGCGTCAACGACTTGCGCCAGGCAGACGTCATGGATGCCGTGCTTGGCGTCAAACGCAGGATCCATTCCGGGCCTCGCCTGACGCGTAGCTGGTCCGTCTTCGACAGGATCAGGATCCTTCAGGCGGAAATCGGACGTAACACGAGCGGTGCGCCGAGTGAACTGACCGCCTTGCAGGACGATGTGTTCCGTATCGAGCGCATGATCGAGGCTGCCGGCGTGGACACCGTTCCGGCTCATGCCGATGGCCTCGCCTCCAACATCCTGATCGACACTCACGGCAAAATCCAACTCGTGGATTTCGACGAGGCGCGCAACGTCGACCCCTATTTCGAGTTTGGTATCCTGATGAACGAAGCCTTCGGGCCTGAAGAAGAGATGCTGCCTGCTCTTGAAATATTCGAGGGCCGCGCGAGGCTTGAAAGCCTTCGCCGCGCCAAGCTCTATGCGATTGCCGATGACCTGGCGTGGACCATGTGGGGACTGGTCATGGATGCCGTCTCCGCAAGGAAGGATGTCGAATTCTTCCGCTATGCATGTTGGCGCCTGATCCGG